One region of Paucibacter aquatile genomic DNA includes:
- a CDS encoding HlyD family efflux transporter periplasmic adaptor subunit — translation MSAESRACPPAPAAPASPCLPLLVVDRSGGAGAHRAESASVALAVARWPAALGAAAFALLLLGAVLASRSWWAASATKAAPPGLAPPTQVLALGRLAPQGELRLLAAPFGAGDAPVAELHVHEGQQVAAGARLVTFGNSEARQAALLVAERQLASREAALQQAAREVSSAQAQVAAELRRAELVARAAAQDYQRWEALAAQDFVSATALDQRRTQRDEALELLARAQAGQARHAGDAATQPDLRLAQKGVEAARAELDRARQDLAGSVLRAPHEGTVIALRSRVGERPGASGVLEFGDTRVMTAELEVHQDEVRHLRAGLPVSLEASALDTRLQGHISQIGLSVGRQRLTEASPAANTDARVLRVTVQLDPASSARARSLVGLELRARIALAPVAP, via the coding sequence ATGTCTGCCGAATCCCGCGCTTGCCCGCCAGCGCCTGCCGCTCCCGCCTCGCCCTGCTTGCCCCTGTTGGTGGTGGATCGGAGCGGCGGCGCTGGCGCGCACCGGGCTGAATCCGCCTCGGTGGCCCTGGCTGTCGCGCGCTGGCCGGCCGCACTGGGTGCCGCCGCGTTCGCCTTGCTCCTGCTCGGTGCCGTGCTGGCAAGTCGTTCGTGGTGGGCGGCGTCCGCCACCAAGGCCGCGCCGCCTGGTCTGGCGCCGCCCACCCAGGTCCTGGCCCTGGGGCGGCTGGCGCCTCAGGGGGAACTGCGCCTGCTGGCCGCACCGTTTGGCGCCGGCGATGCGCCAGTCGCCGAGCTTCATGTTCACGAAGGGCAGCAGGTGGCCGCGGGTGCGCGCTTGGTCACCTTTGGCAACTCCGAGGCCCGCCAGGCGGCGCTGCTGGTGGCCGAGCGCCAGCTGGCCAGCCGTGAGGCAGCCTTGCAGCAGGCTGCACGCGAGGTCTCCTCGGCCCAGGCCCAGGTCGCCGCGGAGCTGCGCCGGGCCGAGCTCGTGGCGCGGGCAGCCGCCCAGGACTACCAGCGCTGGGAGGCCCTGGCCGCGCAGGACTTTGTGTCGGCCACGGCGCTCGACCAGCGCCGCACGCAGCGGGACGAAGCGCTGGAACTGCTGGCGCGCGCCCAGGCCGGCCAGGCGCGACACGCCGGCGATGCGGCCACGCAACCCGATCTGCGCCTGGCGCAGAAAGGCGTGGAGGCGGCCCGGGCCGAGCTTGATCGGGCGCGGCAAGACCTGGCCGGCAGCGTGCTGCGGGCGCCTCATGAGGGCACGGTGATCGCCCTGCGCAGCCGCGTGGGCGAGCGCCCTGGAGCGTCTGGCGTGCTGGAGTTTGGCGACACCCGGGTGATGACGGCAGAGCTGGAGGTTCATCAGGATGAGGTTCGGCATCTGCGCGCGGGCCTGCCGGTCAGCCTGGAGGCGTCGGCCCTGGACACGCGCTTGCAGGGGCACATCAGCCAGATCGGCCTGTCCGTCGGGCGGCAGCGTTTGACCGAAGCCAGCCCGGCCGCCAATACCGACGCGCGGGTGCTGCGTGTGACTGTGCAGCTGGATCCGGCCTCGTCGGCGCGCGCGCGCAGCCTGGTCGGCCTTGAACTCCGTGCCCGCATTGCGCTGGCGCCGGTGGCGCCATGA
- the devC gene encoding ABC transporter permease DevC, with product MSRSLRSWPELWLERLLGRLPIGWLQLSHSRTRLYAALGGVSFASLLVLMQLGFHGALLGSVALPYRAMDAQLLISAADMNTLADASPLPRVRLLQAAAVPGVDQVSAVFLGRLDWRQPDGSVRALDVLGFDPSEAPLHDVEIRRQQGLLNLVDTVLMDARTRHIDAAPVLSAKPDATWLLELRARSLKVAGHFAIGGGFSADGYLLASDQTFLRLFPNRSSGAPNLGLVQLQAGADPAVVAALLRERFRDAGDVKVRSLDAVIAEDQRFQSTQRPIGLIFGFGIVIGLLVGVVIVYQVLSSDVADHLKEYATLKAIGYPQRFFLGIVFEEAVILGLLGFVPGLLIASGLYAVVAWKTGLPMAMNAPRAGAVLLGTVAMCALSGAIATRRLARANPAELF from the coding sequence ATGAGCCGCTCACTGCGATCCTGGCCTGAGCTCTGGCTGGAGCGCCTGCTGGGCCGTTTGCCAATCGGGTGGCTGCAGCTGAGCCATTCCCGAACGCGCTTGTACGCGGCACTCGGCGGCGTTTCCTTTGCCAGCCTGCTGGTGCTGATGCAGCTGGGTTTCCATGGCGCCTTGCTGGGCAGCGTGGCCTTGCCCTACCGAGCCATGGATGCGCAACTCTTGATCAGTGCCGCGGACATGAACACCCTGGCCGATGCCAGCCCGCTGCCGCGGGTGCGTCTGTTGCAGGCCGCGGCTGTGCCGGGCGTCGATCAGGTCAGCGCCGTCTTCCTGGGGCGCCTCGACTGGCGCCAGCCCGATGGCAGCGTTCGGGCCCTGGATGTGCTGGGCTTCGACCCCTCGGAGGCGCCGCTGCATGACGTTGAGATTCGCCGTCAGCAGGGACTGCTGAACCTGGTGGACACCGTGCTGATGGATGCGCGCACTCGACACATCGACGCAGCGCCTGTCCTGTCTGCAAAGCCCGATGCCACCTGGCTCTTGGAACTGCGCGCCCGCAGCCTGAAGGTGGCCGGGCACTTCGCCATCGGAGGCGGATTCTCGGCCGATGGCTACCTTCTGGCTTCAGATCAGACCTTTCTGCGCCTCTTTCCCAACCGCAGCTCGGGCGCGCCCAATCTGGGCCTGGTGCAGCTGCAAGCGGGGGCCGATCCTGCTGTCGTGGCGGCATTGCTGCGCGAGCGCTTTCGCGATGCGGGGGATGTGAAGGTGCGCAGCCTCGATGCCGTCATTGCCGAGGACCAGCGCTTTCAGAGCACTCAGCGCCCGATCGGCCTGATCTTCGGCTTCGGCATCGTCATCGGTCTGCTGGTGGGTGTCGTGATCGTCTACCAAGTGCTGTCCAGCGATGTGGCCGACCATTTGAAGGAGTACGCCACTTTGAAGGCGATCGGCTACCCGCAGCGCTTCTTCCTGGGCATCGTGTTCGAGGAGGCGGTGATTCTGGGCCTGCTCGGTTTTGTACCGGGCTTGCTGATCGCCAGCGGGCTGTATGCGGTGGTGGCATGGAAGACCGGCCTGCCAATGGCGATGAACGCGCCGCGGGCCGGTGCCGTCCTGCTGGGTACGGTGGCCATGTGCGCACTGTCGGGGGCAATCGCCACGCGGCGCCTGGCCCGCGCCAATCCAGCGGAGTTGTTCTGA
- a CDS encoding ATP-binding cassette domain-containing protein, which translates to MAEPHDVGPVSLAVRGLQHAFGLGEARKQVLFDIDLDIHAGELTVLMGASGSGKTTLLTLVAALRSVEQGSVRLLGQELCGASEAQRVQMRRQLGFIFQAHNLHESLSALQNVRLGLAVHGGEAAQAWAQAGRHLLAQLGLAERLHHVPAQLSGGQKQRVAIARALVGNPVVVLADEPTAALDRESALQVVHLLKALARERGTTVVMVTHDSKVLALADRIITMEQGRLVDDRRSAAGF; encoded by the coding sequence ATGGCTGAGCCACACGATGTGGGCCCGGTGTCGCTGGCGGTGCGCGGCTTGCAGCATGCTTTCGGTCTTGGAGAGGCACGCAAGCAGGTCCTGTTCGACATCGATCTGGACATCCATGCCGGCGAGCTGACCGTGCTGATGGGCGCCTCGGGCTCGGGCAAGACAACCCTGCTCACGCTCGTGGCCGCCCTGCGCAGTGTCGAGCAGGGCAGTGTTCGCCTTCTTGGTCAAGAGCTGTGTGGCGCGAGCGAAGCGCAACGGGTGCAGATGCGCCGCCAACTCGGTTTCATCTTTCAGGCGCACAACCTGCACGAAAGCCTCAGCGCACTGCAGAACGTCCGGCTTGGCCTGGCGGTGCATGGTGGAGAGGCCGCTCAAGCCTGGGCGCAGGCCGGTCGTCATCTGTTGGCGCAGCTCGGTCTGGCGGAGCGCCTGCACCATGTGCCCGCCCAGCTGTCCGGGGGGCAAAAGCAGCGCGTGGCGATTGCGCGGGCCTTGGTGGGCAACCCCGTCGTGGTGTTGGCGGACGAACCTACAGCGGCCCTGGACCGCGAATCTGCGCTGCAGGTGGTGCATCTGCTCAAGGCACTGGCGCGCGAGCGCGGCACCACGGTCGTGATGGTCACCCACGACAGCAAGGTGCTCGCACTCGCGGATCGCATCATCACCATGGAGCAAGGCCGGCTGGTCGATGATCGCCGCTCAGCGGCTGGGTTCTAA
- a CDS encoding CerR family C-terminal domain-containing protein, with amino-acid sequence MARTPHATQSRSEVTRAALIQAATEAFARAGFDAVSTRDIAAAAEVHPALIGYHFGGKEGLYLAVFEHIAATVEQRIGPALDQIEQMLASRGGKNDAAVRAMASLGKLCDAMVAMLADPGSGPWAALIMREQQAPTAAFDLVYERFMRRVLATMTQLVRTADPTRDALEARLTVVALLGQMVVFRVARAGVMRHLEWRSVGPEEQAQMQAMIRRHLAAILGQPSTA; translated from the coding sequence ATGGCCCGAACCCCTCATGCCACTCAGTCGCGCAGTGAAGTCACCCGTGCCGCCCTCATCCAGGCTGCCACCGAGGCCTTCGCGCGCGCCGGATTCGACGCGGTCAGCACCCGCGATATCGCCGCTGCCGCCGAGGTGCACCCGGCCCTGATCGGCTACCACTTCGGTGGCAAGGAAGGCCTGTACCTGGCCGTCTTTGAGCACATCGCAGCCACGGTGGAGCAGCGCATCGGGCCGGCCCTGGATCAGATCGAGCAGATGCTGGCTTCGCGCGGCGGCAAGAATGACGCCGCGGTGCGTGCCATGGCCTCGCTGGGCAAGCTGTGCGATGCCATGGTGGCCATGCTGGCCGACCCCGGCAGCGGTCCTTGGGCTGCCTTGATCATGCGCGAGCAACAGGCGCCGACAGCTGCCTTCGACTTGGTGTACGAGCGCTTCATGCGCCGCGTGCTGGCCACCATGACCCAGCTGGTGCGCACCGCCGACCCCACGCGCGATGCGCTGGAGGCTCGGCTGACGGTGGTCGCCCTGCTCGGGCAAATGGTGGTGTTTCGTGTCGCCCGGGCCGGAGTGATGCGGCACCTGGAATGGCGCAGCGTCGGCCCCGAAGAGCAGGCCCAGATGCAAGCCATGATCCGGCGCCACCTCGCTGCCATCCTGGGGCAGCCGAGCACGGCCTAG
- a CDS encoding LytR/AlgR family response regulator transcription factor, with protein sequence MNQPNTPTRVRAVLADDERLMREQLRSRLTEVWPDLDIVAEAKNGLEAVELVREHRPDLVFLDIRMPGLTGVDAARQIAQLPEDDSWLVPEIVFITAYDQYAVEAFEQGVADYVLKPAERERLLVTVQRIKKRLAQRQDGASVPDVAEPAGAPLQQLLHKLSGQLNPGAKPNYLQWIQATVGQAIQMIPVEDVLFFISDEKYTRVQTARIEALIRKPIKELVDELDPSLFWQIHRSTLVNARAIDGITRDFRGRQMVGVKSLSEKLEVSRSYTHLFKGM encoded by the coding sequence ATGAACCAGCCCAACACCCCCACCCGCGTGCGCGCCGTTCTGGCAGACGACGAACGCCTGATGCGCGAACAGCTGCGCAGCCGCCTGACCGAGGTCTGGCCCGATCTCGACATCGTTGCCGAGGCCAAAAACGGCCTGGAGGCGGTGGAGCTGGTGCGCGAACACCGGCCCGACCTGGTGTTTCTGGACATCCGCATGCCCGGCCTGACAGGCGTCGATGCCGCCCGCCAGATTGCCCAGCTGCCCGAGGATGATTCCTGGCTGGTGCCCGAGATCGTCTTCATCACCGCCTACGACCAGTACGCGGTCGAAGCCTTCGAGCAGGGCGTGGCCGACTATGTGCTCAAGCCCGCCGAACGCGAGCGCCTGCTGGTGACGGTGCAGCGCATCAAGAAGCGCCTGGCCCAGCGCCAGGACGGCGCCAGCGTGCCCGATGTGGCCGAGCCCGCGGGCGCACCGTTGCAGCAGCTCTTGCACAAGCTCTCCGGCCAACTCAACCCGGGCGCCAAGCCCAACTACCTGCAATGGATCCAGGCCACGGTCGGCCAGGCCATCCAGATGATCCCGGTCGAGGACGTGCTGTTCTTCATCAGCGATGAAAAGTACACCCGCGTGCAGACCGCCCGCATCGAAGCCCTGATCCGCAAGCCGATCAAGGAACTGGTGGACGAGCTCGACCCCAGCCTGTTCTGGCAGATCCACCGCTCCACCCTGGTCAATGCCCGCGCCATCGACGGCATCACCCGCGATTTCCGCGGCCGCCAAATGGTGGGCGTCAAAAGCCTGAGCGAAAAGCTCGAAGTCAGCCGCAGCTACACGCACCTGTTCAAGGGCATGTAA
- a CDS encoding sensor histidine kinase, translated as MSPSPSLPPTLLQRLQHFYAQLLRWFHIYAGWLVSISWKNFIIFSAALIIGANLISNLPFFTWRITEEVESGSVPYNKLPRLPPAEKPEKRERAEKAEKTDKSGKGIHYEISIDERGVRVQPRAASGDKAASEAGSEGAGPGVNIRFPESAEREDIRRAVEDARTALEKIAEEAREAQEKAEQDAQQAEETKQAIEEARAETERLIEEARSGGPRSRVRVIHAGDFLVEWAVFWVAASLLIKITYKGRIQAEVKAAKATETAEAESLKRQVIEARMAAMQAQVEPHFLFNTLASIDHLIETDPPRASQMQKNLIALLRASMPTMREANASGVRDLGRELAVIKPYLEILQMRMEERLQTEIDVPEGLLSAEFPPMMIQSLVENAIKHGLEPKAEGGLLRVKAEVLHGKLAVTVADTGLGFGRAATAGTGVGLANIRERLMILYGSRASVTVTENQPSGTVVTITVPYRSRADEHEGASA; from the coding sequence ATGTCCCCCTCGCCCTCGCTCCCTCCTACCTTGTTGCAGCGCCTGCAGCATTTCTACGCCCAGCTGCTGCGTTGGTTCCATATCTACGCGGGTTGGCTGGTCAGCATCAGCTGGAAGAACTTCATCATCTTCTCGGCAGCGCTGATCATCGGCGCCAATCTGATTTCCAATCTGCCCTTCTTCACCTGGCGCATCACCGAGGAAGTCGAAAGCGGATCGGTGCCCTACAACAAGCTGCCGCGTCTGCCGCCGGCTGAGAAGCCGGAGAAGCGAGAGAGGGCCGAGAAAGCCGAGAAGACCGACAAGAGCGGCAAGGGCATCCACTACGAGATCAGCATCGACGAGCGTGGCGTGCGCGTGCAGCCGCGCGCGGCCTCGGGCGACAAGGCCGCGTCGGAAGCCGGCAGCGAGGGCGCAGGGCCGGGCGTGAACATCCGCTTCCCTGAGTCGGCCGAGCGCGAGGACATCCGGCGCGCCGTCGAAGACGCGCGGACAGCCCTGGAAAAAATCGCCGAGGAAGCGCGCGAAGCCCAGGAGAAGGCCGAACAAGACGCTCAGCAGGCCGAGGAAACCAAGCAGGCCATCGAAGAAGCACGCGCCGAGACCGAGCGACTGATCGAAGAGGCCCGAAGCGGCGGGCCGAGATCCCGCGTGCGCGTCATCCATGCCGGAGACTTCTTGGTTGAATGGGCGGTGTTCTGGGTTGCGGCCTCCCTTTTGATCAAGATCACCTACAAAGGCCGCATCCAGGCCGAGGTGAAAGCCGCCAAGGCGACCGAGACGGCGGAGGCCGAATCGCTCAAGCGCCAGGTCATCGAAGCCCGCATGGCCGCCATGCAGGCCCAGGTGGAGCCGCATTTCCTGTTCAACACCCTGGCCTCCATCGACCACCTGATCGAAACCGACCCGCCGCGTGCCTCGCAGATGCAGAAGAACCTGATCGCCCTGCTGCGCGCCTCCATGCCCACCATGCGCGAGGCCAATGCCAGCGGCGTGCGTGACCTGGGCCGCGAGCTGGCGGTCATCAAGCCTTACCTCGAAATCCTGCAGATGCGCATGGAAGAGCGGCTGCAGACCGAGATCGATGTGCCCGAGGGCCTGCTCTCGGCCGAGTTCCCGCCCATGATGATCCAGAGCCTGGTCGAGAACGCCATCAAGCATGGCCTGGAGCCCAAGGCCGAAGGCGGCCTGCTGCGCGTCAAGGCCGAGGTGCTGCACGGCAAGCTGGCCGTGACCGTGGCCGACACCGGCCTGGGCTTCGGCCGCGCCGCCACCGCCGGCACCGGCGTGGGCCTGGCCAATATCCGCGAGCGCTTGATGATCCTCTACGGCTCACGCGCCAGCGTCACCGTCACCGAGAACCAACCCAGCGGCACCGTGGTGACCATCACCGTGCCTTACCGCAGCCGCGCCGACGAGCACGAAGGAGCCTCCGCATGA
- a CDS encoding YceI family protein → MNKTLIAALALAASSFAQAESATYAIEPTHTYATFEISHFGVSTNRGRFDKKEGTVTLDRAAKTGRVELTLQMASINTGSAAFDKHLQSEDIFDAGKFATAKFVGDKFSFSGDKVTEVAGELTLKGKTAPVTLKAVNFGCYQSPMLKREVCGGDFEATLDRTQWGVDYGLAWGFPKAVKLVIQVEAVKQ, encoded by the coding sequence ATGAACAAGACCCTGATCGCCGCCCTGGCCCTGGCCGCCTCCAGCTTCGCGCAAGCGGAATCGGCCACCTACGCCATCGAGCCGACCCATACCTACGCCACCTTCGAGATCTCGCACTTCGGCGTGTCCACCAACCGCGGCCGCTTCGACAAAAAGGAAGGCACGGTCACCCTGGACCGCGCCGCCAAGACCGGCCGCGTCGAGCTGACCCTGCAAATGGCCAGCATCAACACCGGTTCGGCCGCTTTCGACAAGCATCTGCAAAGCGAAGACATCTTCGACGCTGGCAAGTTCGCCACTGCCAAGTTCGTGGGCGACAAGTTCAGCTTCAGCGGTGACAAGGTCACCGAAGTGGCCGGCGAGCTGACCCTCAAGGGCAAGACCGCCCCGGTCACACTCAAGGCCGTCAACTTCGGCTGCTACCAAAGCCCCATGCTCAAGCGCGAAGTCTGCGGCGGCGACTTCGAAGCCACCCTCGACCGCACCCAGTGGGGCGTGGACTATGGCCTGGCCTGGGGTTTCCCCAAGGCAGTGAAGCTGGTGATCCAGGTCGAAGCCGTCAAGCAGTAA
- a CDS encoding YceI family protein: MKPIRLMVMTALLASLSSSWAQTKPSAAAAKPAAAAPAPAAAPQLQAAGSELLFVSRQMGVPVEGRFKKFDAQLSFDPKKPEAGRVAFTIDLASASLGAPEFDAELGKAAWFDSKRLPQASFQSSAIKALGGGKFEVSGKLSLKGQTRDLSVPISLSQAGGITTANGSFVLKRLEFKIGDGEWADTSMVANEVQVKFKLLFSGVAPL; the protein is encoded by the coding sequence ATGAAACCGATCCGTTTGATGGTGATGACCGCCCTGCTGGCCAGCCTGAGCAGCAGCTGGGCGCAAACCAAGCCCAGTGCCGCAGCAGCCAAGCCGGCTGCCGCCGCCCCGGCCCCCGCCGCCGCGCCGCAGTTGCAGGCGGCTGGCAGCGAGCTGCTCTTCGTCAGTCGCCAGATGGGCGTGCCGGTGGAAGGCCGCTTCAAGAAATTCGACGCCCAGCTCAGCTTTGACCCCAAGAAACCCGAGGCCGGCCGTGTCGCCTTCACCATCGACCTGGCCAGCGCCAGCCTGGGCGCGCCCGAGTTCGACGCCGAGCTGGGCAAGGCCGCCTGGTTCGACAGCAAGCGCCTGCCGCAGGCCAGTTTTCAGAGCAGCGCCATCAAGGCCTTGGGCGGCGGCAAGTTCGAGGTCAGCGGCAAGCTGAGCCTGAAGGGCCAGACCCGCGACCTGAGCGTGCCCATCAGCTTGAGCCAGGCCGGCGGCATCACCACCGCGAACGGCAGCTTTGTGCTCAAGCGCCTGGAGTTCAAGATCGGTGACGGCGAGTGGGCCGATACCTCCATGGTCGCCAACGAAGTGCAAGTGAAGTTCAAGCTGCTGTTCAGCGGCGTGGCCCCACTCTAA
- a CDS encoding cytochrome b, which yields MTASAPASAPESTPEPAPSAAVPRYSPVAMALHWLLALLIIATFAFGVYMADLPFSPSRIKLYSWHKWAGVTILLLSTLRLLWRLGHRPPADAPMPAWQARAAHATHLLLYVLFFAVPLAGWAYSSAAGFPIVWFGVLQLPDFVPVDKTLADTLKEAHKLLAFAMAGLVLMHIAAALKHQLLDRDGLLLRMMPARR from the coding sequence ATGACCGCTTCAGCCCCAGCCTCCGCCCCCGAGTCCACACCTGAGCCCGCACCCAGCGCCGCCGTGCCGCGCTACAGCCCGGTGGCCATGGCCCTGCACTGGCTGCTGGCCCTGCTGATCATCGCCACCTTTGCCTTCGGCGTGTACATGGCCGACCTGCCCTTCTCGCCCAGCCGCATCAAGCTCTACAGCTGGCACAAATGGGCGGGCGTGACCATCCTGCTGCTGTCCACCCTGCGTCTGCTCTGGCGCCTGGGCCACCGCCCGCCGGCCGATGCCCCCATGCCCGCCTGGCAAGCGCGTGCGGCCCACGCCACCCATCTGCTGCTCTATGTGCTGTTCTTCGCCGTGCCCCTGGCCGGCTGGGCCTACAGCTCGGCGGCCGGCTTCCCCATCGTCTGGTTTGGCGTGCTGCAGCTGCCTGACTTCGTGCCGGTGGACAAGACCCTGGCCGACACCCTCAAGGAAGCGCACAAGCTGCTGGCCTTTGCCATGGCCGGCCTGGTGCTGATGCACATCGCCGCTGCGCTGAAGCACCAGCTGCTGGACCGCGACGGCCTGCTGCTGCGCATGATGCCGGCGCGGCGCTGA
- a CDS encoding HD domain-containing protein, which yields MDIVSKIEALFQRRGALVYTGQRLERREAVSALEHALQCAQLAEWAHADNALVAAAFLHDLGQLMDAPAEAELQDDQHETRALVFLASGGFAADVLEPIRLHVQAKRFLVGSDPAYADSLSAASLHSLSLQGGRMNAEERLLFLAQPQAARALQLRRWDDLAKHPGKRTPPLGYYLDLLDGVLQDARQPSRVALA from the coding sequence ATGGATATCGTCAGCAAGATCGAAGCCCTGTTTCAGCGCCGCGGCGCCCTGGTCTACACCGGCCAGCGCCTGGAGCGGCGCGAGGCCGTCAGCGCGCTCGAGCATGCCTTGCAATGCGCCCAGCTGGCCGAATGGGCCCATGCCGACAACGCCCTGGTGGCGGCCGCCTTTCTGCACGACCTGGGTCAGCTGATGGATGCGCCGGCCGAGGCCGAGCTGCAGGACGACCAGCACGAGACCCGCGCCCTGGTCTTTCTGGCCAGCGGTGGCTTCGCGGCCGATGTGCTGGAGCCCATCCGTCTGCATGTGCAGGCCAAGCGTTTTCTGGTCGGCAGCGACCCGGCTTATGCCGACAGCCTGTCGGCAGCCTCCCTGCATTCCCTGTCCCTGCAAGGCGGCCGCATGAATGCCGAAGAGCGCCTGCTCTTCCTGGCCCAACCGCAGGCGGCGCGGGCGCTGCAGCTGCGCCGCTGGGACGACCTGGCCAAGCACCCGGGCAAGCGCACGCCGCCGCTGGGCTACTACCTGGACTTGCTGGACGGCGTCTTGCAGGACGCGCGCCAGCCCAGCCGGGTGGCCCTGGCCTGA
- a CDS encoding DUF2799 domain-containing protein, whose product MIEHHRGPRVALCILASLAVLSGCASMSESQCRQADWQARGLADGREGRSAQRIEDHVEACGKIGISPDSKAWTEGWERGIRSYCTASNGWREGMRNQIYWEGCRGQAGEDEFLRYYQIGQQLYGLQQQIVRNDAELQRLERLLRDSKNDEERARLREQMRRLDMDQLRLRALIAGLHLAAPR is encoded by the coding sequence ATGATCGAACACCATCGCGGCCCACGTGTGGCCCTGTGCATCCTGGCCAGCCTGGCAGTCTTGAGCGGCTGCGCCAGCATGAGCGAATCGCAATGCCGTCAGGCCGACTGGCAGGCCCGTGGCCTGGCTGACGGCCGCGAGGGTCGCAGCGCCCAGCGCATCGAAGACCATGTCGAAGCCTGCGGCAAGATCGGCATCAGCCCCGACAGCAAGGCCTGGACCGAGGGTTGGGAGCGTGGCATCCGCAGTTATTGCACCGCCAGCAATGGCTGGCGAGAGGGCATGCGCAACCAAATCTACTGGGAAGGTTGCCGCGGCCAGGCAGGTGAGGACGAGTTCCTGCGTTACTACCAGATCGGCCAGCAGCTCTATGGCTTGCAGCAGCAAATCGTTCGCAACGATGCTGAGCTGCAGCGCCTCGAGCGCCTTCTGCGCGACTCCAAGAACGATGAAGAGCGGGCGCGCCTGCGCGAGCAGATGCGCCGCCTTGACATGGATCAGCTGCGATTGCGTGCGCTGATCGCGGGCTTGCATCTGGCCGCGCCGCGCTGA